One window of Dyadobacter sandarakinus genomic DNA carries:
- a CDS encoding type II toxin-antitoxin system HigB family toxin has protein sequence MQRIFVKGALRSYWEQHPDLEQYLKIWYETTLKADWKSPADVKETFANASILRSGRVVFNVRGNSHRLVARINFEKQWIFVRFTGTHKEYDRINANTI, from the coding sequence ATGCAGCGAATTTTTGTAAAAGGAGCATTGCGATCTTATTGGGAGCAACATCCTGATCTTGAACAATACCTTAAAATATGGTATGAAACTACATTGAAAGCAGACTGGAAGTCACCGGCAGATGTGAAGGAAACCTTTGCAAATGCAAGTATTCTGCGAAGCGGCCGTGTTGTTTTTAATGTCAGGGGTAATTCGCACCGGCTTGTAGCCCGGATTAATTTCGAAAAGCAATGGATTTTTGTTCGCTTTACCGGTACTCACAAAGAGTATGACAGAATTAACGCAAACACAATTTGA
- a CDS encoding glycoside hydrolase family 140 protein yields the protein MKQFLLVLLCCLHAPHDVFSQTLLPLLQVKKGERYISTFNEKPFFWLGDTAWELLHRLTLDEARTYLEDRSKKGFNVVLAVANAEFEGMRVPNRNGDLAMNDYNPAKPNERYFLHVDSVVTLAAQLGIYIALLPTWGDKLSKKWDPGPEIFTPENAAAYGAYLAGRYRNQNIIWVLGGDRDPENEQHLAIIQAMASGIRKVAGSSQLITYHPTGASHSSRYFHDADWLDFNIFQSGHSIRHQKNYKMVRKDYGKNPPRPTLDAEPRYENHPVNWKPELGYFNDFDVRQAAWWAFLSGAAGHTYGCHDVWQMYDNTRNKPMGFARTNWQVAMDLPGATHMGFLKKLAESYSWQKLVPAQQLILNTNPEDAGYQVAACSADKDFAFIYSPYGHGVTVDLGVFNAAELAVYWYNPRDGSSLLIGKKQNRGTVTFQPDIAGPETDWVLVIADAKNSQPGTTVKK from the coding sequence ATGAAACAGTTTCTGCTGGTACTGCTGTGCTGCCTGCATGCACCGCATGATGTTTTTTCACAAACATTGCTCCCCCTTTTGCAGGTAAAAAAAGGGGAAAGATACATTTCCACTTTTAACGAAAAACCATTTTTCTGGCTGGGCGATACGGCTTGGGAGCTGTTGCACAGGCTGACGCTGGATGAAGCCAGGACCTACCTGGAAGATCGCAGTAAAAAGGGCTTCAACGTGGTACTTGCAGTTGCCAATGCGGAGTTTGAGGGAATGCGGGTACCCAACCGGAATGGCGACCTGGCAATGAATGATTATAATCCTGCAAAACCCAATGAGCGGTATTTCCTGCACGTCGACAGTGTAGTTACCCTGGCAGCACAGCTGGGAATTTACATTGCGCTTCTGCCCACCTGGGGCGACAAGCTCAGCAAAAAGTGGGATCCGGGACCAGAAATATTTACGCCGGAAAATGCGGCCGCATATGGAGCCTACCTGGCCGGGCGATACCGGAATCAGAACATCATCTGGGTACTTGGCGGTGACCGCGATCCTGAAAATGAGCAGCATCTGGCCATTATACAAGCCATGGCAAGCGGAATCAGGAAGGTTGCGGGCAGCTCGCAGCTGATCACTTACCACCCTACCGGCGCAAGCCACTCTTCCAGGTATTTTCATGATGCGGATTGGCTGGATTTTAACATCTTCCAGTCCGGGCACAGCATCAGGCACCAGAAAAATTACAAGATGGTTAGGAAAGATTACGGGAAAAATCCGCCCAGGCCAACCCTTGATGCCGAACCCAGGTATGAAAACCACCCTGTAAACTGGAAGCCCGAGCTGGGCTACTTCAACGATTTCGATGTGCGGCAGGCTGCTTGGTGGGCGTTTTTGTCGGGAGCAGCAGGCCACACTTACGGCTGCCATGATGTGTGGCAAATGTATGACAATACCCGTAACAAGCCCATGGGCTTCGCACGTACCAACTGGCAGGTTGCGATGGATTTGCCAGGTGCTACACACATGGGCTTCCTTAAAAAGTTAGCGGAATCGTATTCATGGCAAAAGCTTGTACCCGCTCAGCAACTGATCCTGAACACCAATCCGGAAGATGCCGGCTACCAGGTCGCCGCATGCTCCGCGGACAAAGATTTTGCATTCATTTACTCGCCCTATGGCCACGGGGTCACAGTTGATCTTGGCGTTTTCAATGCGGCCGAGTTGGCCGTGTATTGGTACAATCCGCGTGACGGATCGTCTTTGCTGATCGGCAAAAAGCAAAATCGCGGGACTGTCACTTTCCAGCCGGACATAGCCGGGCCCGAAACAGACTGGGTGCTTGTGATTGCGGATGCTAAAAATTCGCAGCCCGGTACAACAGTGAAAAAGTAA
- a CDS encoding SMP-30/gluconolactonase/LRE family protein: protein MRPIRLGILLLLFFPAALFAQKTYPTMGQVVYEDASFEKLLPKTSRVEVIATGFQWCEGPAWVKNGGYLLFSDVPENKVYKWDEKSGLSVFLQPSGYTGRGVYSDEPGSNGLLIDKLGRLVSCEHGDRRISAMPLEKGGKITLAGNFEGKRFNSPNDVEEHPVSGLLYFTDPPYGLSKKQDDTSREMKEFGVYRIEADGRVTRQIADLTRPNGLAFSPDGKTLYIAQSDPEKAVIMAYPLDAKGNAGAGRLVYDATPLVKAGKQGLPDGLKVDRDGNLWSSGPGGLLVLTPGGKLLGRIEMGALTSNCAWGDDGSTLYLTVDDYVCRIKTATKGAGW from the coding sequence ATGAGACCCATCCGGCTTGGTATACTCCTGCTCCTCTTTTTTCCCGCAGCACTTTTTGCTCAGAAAACGTATCCCACCATGGGGCAGGTTGTTTATGAGGATGCGTCTTTTGAAAAACTACTGCCCAAAACCTCCCGCGTGGAAGTGATTGCCACGGGGTTCCAATGGTGTGAAGGACCAGCGTGGGTGAAAAATGGCGGATACCTGCTCTTCTCGGACGTACCGGAAAACAAGGTTTATAAATGGGATGAAAAATCAGGTCTTTCGGTTTTCCTGCAACCTTCGGGTTATACCGGGCGCGGCGTGTACAGCGATGAGCCGGGCAGTAACGGATTGCTGATCGATAAGCTGGGAAGATTGGTCTCGTGCGAGCACGGCGACCGGCGTATTTCGGCCATGCCGCTGGAAAAAGGTGGTAAGATAACCCTTGCCGGCAATTTCGAGGGAAAACGTTTTAACAGTCCCAATGATGTGGAAGAACACCCGGTTTCGGGCTTGTTGTACTTCACCGATCCGCCTTACGGATTGAGCAAAAAGCAGGATGATACCTCGCGCGAGATGAAGGAATTCGGCGTATACCGCATTGAAGCCGATGGCAGGGTAACCCGGCAGATCGCAGACCTCACGCGACCCAATGGTCTTGCATTCTCTCCCGATGGAAAGACATTGTACATAGCTCAGTCGGATCCGGAAAAAGCGGTTATTATGGCTTATCCCCTCGATGCAAAGGGAAATGCTGGTGCTGGCAGGCTGGTTTATGACGCGACGCCTCTAGTAAAGGCAGGCAAACAAGGCTTGCCGGACGGCCTGAAAGTAGACCGTGACGGTAACCTATGGTCGTCAGGACCCGGCGGATTACTGGTCCTGACCCCCGGCGGAAAATTACTTGGCCGGATCGAAATGGGTGCGCTCACTTCCAATTGTGCATGGGGCGACGACGGCTCCACCCTGTACCTCACCGTGGACGACTACGTATGCAGGATCAAAACCGCCACCAAAGGTGCCGGCTGGTAG
- a CDS encoding YceI family protein, protein MKSVKSFVAALAVALFVSGAASADDKGKATNLKVNTSKSELTWLGKKVTGEHTGKIALKEGTIVMDGNKLTGGKFTADLNSITCTDLTDKEYNAKLIGHLKSEDFFSVEKHPTATFVVTKATPKTAGVYDVTGDLTIKGITKPVTFPVTVKNTANGAEATGTITVDRSKYDIKYNSKSFFENLGDKMIHDDFTIDVKLVAGK, encoded by the coding sequence GTGAAATCAGTGAAATCCTTTGTTGCTGCTCTGGCGGTTGCACTTTTTGTATCCGGCGCTGCATCAGCAGACGATAAAGGCAAGGCTACCAACCTCAAAGTAAATACCTCTAAAAGTGAGCTCACCTGGCTGGGCAAAAAAGTAACTGGTGAGCATACCGGCAAAATCGCCCTGAAAGAAGGTACCATTGTCATGGACGGCAACAAACTAACAGGCGGTAAATTCACTGCAGACCTGAACAGCATTACGTGCACCGACCTTACAGATAAGGAATACAATGCAAAACTGATCGGTCACCTGAAATCCGAAGATTTCTTTTCGGTTGAAAAACACCCGACTGCAACGTTCGTGGTGACCAAAGCAACTCCAAAAACGGCCGGCGTATACGATGTAACCGGAGACCTGACGATCAAAGGCATTACCAAGCCTGTGACTTTCCCCGTAACTGTGAAAAATACAGCAAACGGTGCGGAAGCAACGGGTACCATCACGGTTGACCGTTCCAAATACGACATCAAATACAACTCGAAGTCGTTTTTTGAAAACCTGGGTGACAAAATGATCCACGACGACTTTACCATCGACGTAAAGCTGGTAGCAGGAAAATAA
- a CDS encoding MarR family winged helix-turn-helix transcriptional regulator, which produces MSIETDIKQKKFRSPFQRLAINFVYTCKWLEYKQSEIFREHDISGQQYNVLRILRGQQSNPIKVSEITERMLDKSSNTSRLVDKLLAKGLAERTSCANDRRAVDVVITQEGLSLLEKLDPPVAAWENRFNILSEEDANRMSDILDQLREH; this is translated from the coding sequence ATGTCCATAGAAACTGATATCAAACAGAAAAAATTTCGAAGCCCGTTTCAGCGTCTGGCGATCAATTTTGTGTATACCTGCAAATGGCTCGAATATAAGCAATCGGAAATTTTCAGGGAACATGATATTTCCGGTCAGCAATATAATGTACTGCGGATTTTAAGAGGCCAGCAGTCCAATCCGATCAAGGTAAGCGAGATCACCGAGCGCATGCTGGACAAGAGCTCCAATACTTCCCGGCTGGTGGATAAGCTGCTGGCAAAAGGCCTGGCCGAGCGTACTTCCTGCGCCAATGACCGCCGGGCAGTAGACGTGGTCATTACACAGGAAGGATTGAGCCTGCTCGAAAAGCTCGATCCGCCGGTAGCAGCCTGGGAGAACCGTTTCAACATCCTTTCAGAGGAGGATGCCAACCGGATGAGCGACATACTCGACCAGCTTCGTGAGCATTAA
- a CDS encoding Maf family protein, whose protein sequence is MITLNKPLVLASNSPRRRQLLSEAGFTFRTEVLPTDEHFPGSLPPGDVAAYIAARKAEAFRGLYPEALILTADTVVLADSHVLGKPADEADAARMLGMLSGSRHEVVTAVSLLAGDRIETVSDVAAVFFRELSDAEISYYIERYKPFDKAGSYGIQEWIGMTGITRIEGSFYTIMGLPVHTVYQMLKPYFSAPA, encoded by the coding sequence ATGATTACTTTAAACAAACCACTTGTACTCGCCTCAAACTCGCCCAGGCGCCGCCAGCTGCTTTCGGAGGCTGGATTTACGTTCCGTACCGAGGTGCTCCCCACTGATGAGCACTTTCCTGGCAGTCTGCCGCCGGGCGATGTGGCTGCCTATATTGCCGCCCGGAAAGCGGAGGCATTCCGGGGATTGTACCCGGAGGCGCTCATCCTGACCGCCGACACCGTGGTACTTGCAGACAGCCATGTCCTGGGCAAGCCTGCTGATGAAGCAGACGCAGCGCGGATGCTCGGCATGCTCTCGGGGAGCCGGCATGAAGTAGTCACAGCAGTCAGCCTGCTTGCCGGCGACCGCATCGAAACGGTATCTGACGTGGCTGCTGTTTTCTTCCGGGAACTGTCCGATGCTGAAATATCTTACTATATTGAGCGCTACAAGCCCTTTGACAAGGCAGGCTCCTACGGTATCCAGGAGTGGATCGGCATGACGGGCATTACCCGTATTGAGGGGTCTTTTTACACCATCATGGGCCTGCCGGTACATACGGTTTACCAAATGTTAAAACCTTACTTTTCCGCTCCGGCCTAG
- a CDS encoding type I restriction enzyme HsdR N-terminal domain-containing protein, whose amino-acid sequence MESLNLPEFAYKVKQVNGKPHIFDIIRRKFVTLTPEEWVRQHFIHLLITHYGYPKSLFAVETGMHYHTLAKRTDIMVLAGNALPFLLVECKAPFVKIGEATFAQISRYHFTLQPQYLAVTNGMSHYCFKAVNGQIHFLDDFPFYREEN is encoded by the coding sequence ATGGAATCTCTGAACCTTCCCGAGTTTGCCTATAAAGTTAAGCAGGTTAACGGGAAACCGCATATTTTCGACATTATACGCCGCAAATTCGTAACACTCACACCCGAAGAATGGGTCCGCCAGCACTTCATCCACCTGCTGATTACCCATTATGGTTACCCTAAATCCCTCTTTGCCGTAGAAACCGGCATGCACTATCATACGCTTGCCAAACGGACCGATATTATGGTGCTTGCCGGCAATGCCCTGCCCTTTTTGCTGGTCGAATGCAAGGCGCCTTTCGTCAAGATCGGTGAAGCCACATTTGCCCAGATCAGCCGCTACCATTTCACGTTACAGCCGCAATATCTTGCCGTCACCAACGGCATGAGCCACTACTGCTTCAAAGCCGTGAACGGACAGATTCACTTTCTGGATGATTTTCCTTTTTATCGGGAGGAGAATTAG
- a CDS encoding alpha-amylase family glycosyl hydrolase: MTASRSRFVPRVCYEIFVRSFCDSNEDGIGDLPGIISRLDYLADLGIEAIWLTPVHPSPSYHKYDVTDYYAIEPEFGTMDDFRTLLHEAHARGIHIYLDLIINHTSTLHPWFSEARKGTENAFRNFYWWMTPALIEELGISVRETSDDSQVVYPWHDNPQDPEKYYGLFFKGMPDLNFHSAELRRELEKIISFWLNDIGVDGFRLDAARHIFPDWEKDLSARFWEYFAGIIRATRPGAFTVAEVWAENDEVAPYFRYLDATFHFELSFLLQRVLIQEHDEMLIERLLDSYRLFEKYNPLFIDAIMLTNHDQDRIGSVVQNSQAKIKLAASILLTLPGQPYIYYGEEIGMLGTKPDPYIREPFIWTEQEHDPEKTHWIDAQFSTAHTVVPLSVQAQDPQSVYYHYKTLIHLRKQEPALHQIFAPNLQRICLHDDQLLAYLRPHPERAVVIIHNLSGYTKPLIIPGHLQAFSTILFSTDPDHQGILAHAELAPYASLILAVRP; this comes from the coding sequence ATGACAGCCTCCCGTTCCCGATTTGTGCCCCGTGTGTGTTACGAAATCTTCGTGCGCTCTTTCTGTGATTCCAACGAAGACGGGATCGGCGATCTGCCCGGGATTATCTCGCGCCTCGACTACCTGGCTGATCTTGGGATTGAGGCGATATGGCTTACGCCGGTTCATCCCTCGCCGAGCTACCACAAATACGATGTGACCGACTATTATGCCATTGAGCCGGAGTTTGGCACAATGGACGATTTCCGGACGCTGCTGCATGAGGCCCACGCCCGCGGGATCCACATTTATCTCGACCTGATTATCAATCATACCAGCACGCTCCATCCCTGGTTTTCGGAGGCGCGCAAGGGGACTGAAAATGCATTCCGCAACTTTTACTGGTGGATGACACCGGCCCTCATTGAAGAGCTGGGCATTTCCGTGAGGGAGACCTCCGACGACTCGCAGGTTGTATACCCCTGGCACGACAATCCGCAGGATCCTGAAAAGTACTACGGTTTGTTTTTCAAAGGCATGCCCGACCTTAATTTCCACTCGGCCGAGCTGAGAAGGGAGCTTGAAAAAATCATCAGCTTCTGGCTCAATGATATTGGTGTGGACGGCTTCCGCCTGGATGCGGCCAGGCACATTTTCCCGGATTGGGAAAAAGATCTCAGTGCCAGGTTCTGGGAATATTTTGCAGGCATCATCCGGGCAACCCGGCCCGGGGCATTTACGGTGGCCGAAGTGTGGGCGGAAAATGACGAGGTAGCTCCTTACTTCCGGTACCTGGATGCTACTTTTCACTTCGAACTCAGCTTTTTATTGCAGCGCGTCCTGATCCAGGAACACGATGAAATGCTCATTGAACGCCTGCTCGACAGCTACCGCCTTTTTGAAAAGTATAATCCCCTGTTTATTGATGCGATCATGCTCACCAATCACGACCAGGATCGGATCGGCAGTGTTGTGCAGAATAGTCAGGCCAAGATCAAGCTGGCCGCCAGTATACTGCTCACTTTGCCGGGCCAGCCGTACATTTATTATGGTGAAGAAATCGGCATGCTGGGTACCAAGCCCGATCCATACATCCGGGAGCCGTTTATCTGGACGGAGCAGGAGCATGATCCCGAAAAGACGCACTGGATTGACGCGCAATTTTCGACGGCACATACCGTAGTGCCCCTTTCCGTGCAGGCACAGGACCCGCAATCGGTGTATTATCATTATAAAACATTGATTCACCTGCGTAAGCAAGAGCCTGCCCTGCACCAGATTTTTGCACCCAACCTGCAAAGGATCTGCCTGCACGACGATCAGCTACTGGCCTACCTTCGCCCCCATCCCGAGCGAGCGGTTGTAATCATCCACAATCTCTCCGGGTATACCAAACCGCTCATAATCCCTGGCCACCTGCAGGCTTTTTCCACAATCCTTTTTTCTACGGACCCTGACCATCAGGGAATACTAGCACATGCCGAACTGGCACCCTATGCCTCGCTCATTCTGGCAGTACGCCCCTGA
- a CDS encoding AMP nucleosidase gives MTTKEQIVENWLPRYTGTAVEEFGNYILLTNFGNYVTMFAEMFGVDVKGHGRAMQTATAKDITIVNFGMGSPMAATVMDLLSAIRPKAVLFLGKCGGLKKTQVGDLILPIAAIRGEGTSDDYMPAEIPALPSFRLQSTVSASIAKHKKDYWTGTVYTTNRRIWEHDDSFKEYLRAIRAIAIDMETATIFIVGFANSIPHGALLLVSDNPLVPEGVKTEESDKIVTTNYVKTHLDIGVEALLELARSGASVKHLRFEN, from the coding sequence ATGACTACGAAGGAACAAATCGTCGAAAACTGGCTGCCGCGCTACACCGGAACGGCGGTGGAAGAGTTTGGTAATTATATCCTGCTTACCAACTTCGGGAACTACGTGACCATGTTTGCGGAGATGTTCGGGGTAGATGTGAAAGGCCACGGGCGTGCCATGCAAACCGCAACTGCCAAAGATATTACCATCGTCAATTTCGGCATGGGCAGCCCGATGGCCGCAACCGTGATGGACCTCCTGTCGGCGATCCGGCCCAAAGCCGTATTGTTTCTGGGTAAATGCGGCGGTTTGAAAAAAACACAGGTAGGCGACCTGATCCTCCCCATTGCGGCGATCCGGGGTGAAGGTACCAGCGACGATTACATGCCTGCTGAAATTCCGGCACTACCTTCCTTTCGCCTGCAGAGTACGGTGTCGGCAAGTATTGCCAAGCACAAAAAAGACTACTGGACGGGTACGGTGTATACCACCAACCGGCGTATCTGGGAGCACGATGACAGTTTCAAGGAGTACCTCCGAGCGATCCGTGCCATCGCCATCGATATGGAAACGGCCACGATTTTCATTGTAGGTTTCGCCAATTCCATTCCGCACGGCGCATTGTTGCTGGTATCCGACAATCCATTGGTGCCTGAGGGAGTCAAAACCGAGGAAAGTGATAAGATAGTGACGACAAATTACGTCAAAACGCACCTGGACATTGGCGTGGAAGCCCTGCTGGAATTGGCCCGCTCGGGCGCTTCTGTGAAGCATCTCCGGTTTGAAAACTGA
- a CDS encoding globin domain-containing protein, which produces MQEESLYERIGGDEALRQLTDCFYDLVFEHELISRLFKSDKELIKTKQRLFLTQFLGGPELYSDVYGHPRMRARHLPHTITEDDAIAWLQCMSQAVGSLPISKDLKDELFNRFPRTAFFMVNS; this is translated from the coding sequence ATGCAGGAAGAATCTTTATACGAACGCATAGGAGGTGATGAAGCCCTTCGCCAGCTCACAGACTGCTTTTACGATCTTGTGTTTGAGCATGAACTGATTTCAAGACTTTTTAAAAGCGACAAGGAGCTTATCAAAACAAAGCAGCGCCTCTTTCTGACGCAGTTTCTGGGCGGACCGGAGCTGTATTCCGACGTTTACGGTCACCCCCGAATGCGTGCCCGGCACCTGCCGCATACCATTACCGAAGACGATGCCATTGCCTGGCTTCAATGTATGTCTCAGGCCGTGGGCTCGCTGCCGATCAGCAAAGACCTGAAAGACGAACTGTTTAATCGTTTTCCCCGCACCGCATTTTTCATGGTGAATTCGTAA